A stretch of the Phycodurus eques isolate BA_2022a chromosome 15, UOR_Pequ_1.1, whole genome shotgun sequence genome encodes the following:
- the LOC133413712 gene encoding dnaJ homolog subfamily B member 5-like produces MVLIWTQFGVKHKNVNVKCKVRVMHRGDSLGSASSAEGTKSEPDAPCLSIKPSAGKDFYKVLGVAPDSNEDEIKKAYRKMALKFHPDKNSDADAEDRFKEIAEAYEVLTDPGKRSVYDQFGEEGLKSGVSVAGQGNTFRKHFPTDPHDTFSSFFHGSDHFDIFFGHDGDDDDLFNPFRRFPFSHVGGYPGHEGGGLRRGGRRPWGKALVRELPVSLEDVLHGCAKHVKITRSRLGPDGRSLWTEDKVLNVVVKKGWKAGTKITFPREGDETPDNTPADVTFILRDEEHPQYKRDGSNIIYTASITLKEALCGCTVNVPTLDNRLMPLPCSDVIRPGAVRRLRGEGLPVARSPSRRGDLVVEFQVLFPDRIPPQSREIIKHSLGQC; encoded by the exons ATGGTTCTCATCTGGACACAGTTTGGAGTCAAGCACAAAAATGTCAACGTCAAGTGCAAAGTTCGGGTGATGCACAGAGGAGACAGCTTGGGATCGGCTTCATCCGCT GAAGGCACCAAATCGGAGCCGGACGCCCCCTGTCTTTCCATCAAGCCCAGTGCCGGCAAGGACTTCTACAAAGTCCTGGGCGTGGCGCCGGACTCCAACGAGGACGAGATCAAGAAGGCCTACCGCAAGATGGCGCTCAAGTTCCACCCAGACAAGAACAGCGACGCCGACGCCGAGGACCGCTTCAAGGAAATCGCCGAGGCCTACGAGGTGCTGACCGATCCCGGGAAGAGGAGCGTCTACGATCAGTTCGGAGAGGAAG GTCTCAAGAGCGGCGTTTCCGTGGCGGGACAGGGCAACACTTTCCGCAAGCACTTCCCCACCGACCCGCACGACACCTTCTCCTCCTTCTTCCACGGCTCCGACCACTTCGACATCTTCTTCGGTCACGACGGCGATGACGATGACCTCTTCAACCCCTTTCGCCGCTTCCCCTTCAGCCACGTGGGCGGTTACCCCGGCCACGAGGGCGGCGGCCTGAGGCGGGGCGGGCGGCGGCCGTGGGGCAAGGCGCTAGTGCGCGAGCTGCCGGTCAGCTTGGAGGACGTGTTGCACGGCTGCGCCAAGCACGTCAAGATCACCCGCAGCCGCCTCGGTCCGGACGGCCGCAGCCTGTGGACAGAGGACAAGGTGCTGAACGTGGTGGTGAAGAAAGGCTGGAAGGCGGGCACCAAGATCACCTTCCCCCGGGAGGGCGACGAGACACCCGACAACACGCCCGCCGACGTCACCTTCATCCTCAGGGACGAAGAGCACCCGCAGTACAAGAGAGACGGCTCCAACATCATCTACACGGCCAGCATCACCCTCAAAGAG GCCCTTTGCGGCTGCACGGTCAACGTTCCCACGCTGGACAACCGCCTGATGCCCCTGCCGTGCAGCGACGTCATCAGGCCGGGGGCGGTGCGGCGCCTGCGGGGCGAGGGCCTGCCCGTTGCCCGCAGCCCGTCGCGGCGGGGCGACCTGGTGGTGGAGTTCCAGGTGCTTTTCCCGGACAGGATCCCGCCGCAGTCGCGGGAAATCATCAAGCACAGCCTGGGCCAGTGCTAG